From a region of the Mycobacterium sp. SMC-8 genome:
- a CDS encoding YbhB/YbcL family Raf kinase inhibitor-like protein — protein sequence MAFDYDPYSFLPPLPTFTVTSQSFDDGQPWGKDQVSGIMGAGGSDISPQLSWSGFPEETRSFAVTVFDPDAPTVSGFWHWAVFNLPATVTDLPAGVGDGSASGFPGDAVTLANDAGLKRFIGAAPPAGHGPHRYIVAVHAVGVEKLGVPADATPAYLGFNLFGHAIARALITGTYEQN from the coding sequence ATGGCGTTCGACTACGACCCGTACTCGTTCCTTCCCCCATTGCCCACCTTCACCGTCACCTCGCAGTCGTTCGACGACGGTCAGCCCTGGGGCAAGGATCAGGTCAGCGGCATCATGGGTGCCGGCGGGTCCGACATCTCGCCGCAGCTGAGCTGGTCCGGGTTCCCCGAGGAGACCCGCAGTTTCGCCGTCACGGTCTTCGACCCGGACGCCCCGACGGTCTCCGGGTTCTGGCACTGGGCGGTGTTCAACCTGCCCGCGACGGTCACTGACCTGCCCGCAGGTGTCGGCGACGGCAGCGCGAGCGGATTCCCCGGTGACGCGGTCACTCTGGCCAACGACGCTGGGCTGAAGCGCTTCATCGGCGCCGCCCCGCCGGCCGGGCACGGCCCGCACCGCTACATCGTCGCCGTCCACGCGGTCGGGGTCGAGAAGCTCGGTGTGCCCGCCGACGCCACCCCGGCCTACCTCGGGTTCAACCTGTTCGGGCATGCGATCGCCCGCGCGCTGATCACCGGCACCTACGAACAGAACTGA
- a CDS encoding M20/M25/M40 family metallo-hydrolase: MSGLSDGGVTPADEVVDLVSTLIRFDTSNTGEPATTRGEAECARWVADQLAEVGYTCEYVEAGAPGRANVFARLEGADRSRGALMLHGHLDVVPAEASDWSVHPFSGAVEDGYVWGRGAVDMKDMVGMIIAVARHFKRHGIVPPRDLVFAFVSDEEAGGNYGCKWLVDHRPDLFDGVTEAVGEVGGFSLTVPRRDGGERRLYLIETAEKAMLWMRLTARGRAGHGSMVHDDNAVTAVAEAVAKLGRHRFPIVLTESVEQFLTAVGEETGYTFDPASPDIEGTVAKLGGIARIVGATLRDTANPTMLKAGYKANVIPGTAEAVIDCRVLPGRLAEFEREVDELIGPDVQREWITNLPSYETPFDGELLDAMNDAILATDPDARTVPYMLSGGTDAKHFARLGIRCFGFAPLRLPPELDFAALFHGVDERVPVDALKFGAQVLEHFLLHS; encoded by the coding sequence GTGAGCGGACTTTCCGATGGTGGCGTCACGCCGGCCGACGAGGTCGTCGACCTTGTCAGCACGCTGATCCGGTTCGACACCTCCAACACCGGGGAGCCGGCCACCACCAGGGGCGAGGCCGAATGCGCCCGCTGGGTGGCCGATCAGCTCGCTGAGGTCGGATACACCTGCGAGTACGTCGAGGCGGGCGCGCCGGGCCGGGCCAACGTCTTCGCCCGGCTCGAAGGCGCCGACCGCTCCCGAGGCGCGCTGATGCTGCACGGCCACCTGGACGTGGTGCCCGCCGAGGCGTCGGACTGGAGCGTGCACCCGTTCTCCGGCGCCGTCGAGGACGGCTACGTCTGGGGCCGCGGCGCGGTCGACATGAAGGACATGGTCGGGATGATCATCGCGGTCGCCCGGCACTTCAAACGCCACGGCATCGTGCCTCCGCGAGACCTGGTGTTCGCGTTCGTCTCCGATGAGGAGGCCGGCGGCAACTACGGCTGCAAATGGCTCGTGGACCACCGGCCGGACCTGTTCGACGGCGTCACCGAGGCGGTCGGCGAGGTCGGCGGGTTCTCGCTGACCGTGCCGCGCCGCGACGGCGGCGAGCGGCGGCTGTACCTGATCGAGACTGCCGAGAAGGCGATGCTGTGGATGCGCCTGACCGCGCGCGGCCGCGCCGGGCACGGCTCGATGGTGCACGACGACAACGCCGTCACCGCCGTCGCCGAGGCGGTCGCCAAGCTGGGCAGGCACCGGTTCCCGATCGTGCTGACCGAATCGGTCGAGCAGTTCCTCACCGCGGTCGGTGAGGAGACCGGCTACACCTTCGACCCCGCGTCACCCGACATCGAGGGCACGGTCGCCAAACTCGGCGGGATCGCCCGCATCGTCGGCGCCACGCTGCGCGACACCGCCAACCCGACGATGCTCAAGGCCGGTTACAAGGCCAACGTCATCCCGGGCACCGCCGAAGCCGTCATCGACTGCCGGGTGTTGCCGGGCCGACTTGCCGAGTTCGAGCGGGAGGTCGACGAGCTGATCGGCCCCGACGTCCAACGCGAGTGGATCACCAACCTGCCGTCGTATGAGACGCCGTTCGACGGTGAACTGCTGGATGCGATGAACGACGCGATCCTGGCCACCGACCCGGATGCGCGGACCGTGCCCTACATGCTGTCCGGGGGCACCGACGCAAAACACTTCGCCCGCTTGGGGATTCGCTGCTTCGGCTTCGCCCCGCTGCGGTTGCCGCCCGAACTGGACTTCGCCGCCCTGTTCCACGGCGTCGACGAACGGGTACCCGTGGATGCGCTGAAGTTCGGCGCGCAGGTGCTCGAGCACTTCCTGCTGCACTCGTAG
- a CDS encoding acyltransferase has product MDTTRAQAPARELALDLYRSAAVMIVVIGHWLLSVMTYRDGEFGRDNPLVLMPWTQWLTWGFQVVPVFFAVAGYASAVSWARRDTGMTSRQEWVRRRVARTLGPTAIYAGFVVVVMAALLAAGIDGSVLALGGWAVAMHLWFLAVYLMVVALTPVAVAAHRRFGLAAPAVLAAGVVIVDVIGISTDHPQIRTLNYFFCWAAIYQLGIAWHGALLRRRVLVAMAAAAAAALPLLVTWGPYQIAMIGVPGVRVENSAPPSVALLALATVQIGLLLALVPVMNRVLTRGAWPRLIGIANDNVMALYLWHMLPVIVVTLVGYPTGLLPQPPMGSGAWWLARLEWELVLAVVTAALLCLLFWQRRIFAAPVPTIALPLPPRVGEALLYAGTASCALALALLSADGFAPGGGLPVVAMALFVGGTLCVAARPRVSQYTSLT; this is encoded by the coding sequence ATGGACACCACCCGAGCCCAGGCACCGGCGCGCGAGCTCGCGCTCGACCTCTACCGATCCGCAGCGGTCATGATCGTCGTCATCGGGCACTGGCTGCTGTCGGTGATGACCTACCGCGACGGCGAGTTCGGCCGGGACAACCCGCTGGTCCTGATGCCGTGGACACAGTGGCTCACGTGGGGCTTCCAGGTGGTGCCGGTGTTCTTCGCGGTCGCCGGCTACGCGAGCGCGGTGTCATGGGCGCGCCGGGACACCGGGATGACGTCACGCCAGGAATGGGTGCGCCGCCGAGTCGCGCGCACGCTCGGGCCCACCGCGATCTACGCCGGCTTCGTCGTCGTGGTGATGGCGGCGCTGCTGGCCGCGGGCATCGACGGGTCGGTGCTCGCGCTCGGCGGCTGGGCGGTGGCCATGCATCTGTGGTTCCTGGCGGTGTACCTGATGGTGGTGGCCTTGACCCCGGTCGCGGTCGCCGCGCACCGCCGCTTCGGCCTCGCGGCCCCGGCCGTCCTGGCCGCGGGCGTGGTGATCGTCGACGTGATCGGGATCAGCACCGACCACCCACAGATCCGGACGCTGAACTACTTCTTCTGCTGGGCGGCGATCTACCAGCTCGGAATCGCTTGGCACGGCGCACTTCTGCGGCGCAGGGTACTGGTCGCGATGGCGGCTGCGGCCGCGGCCGCGCTGCCACTGCTGGTCACCTGGGGTCCGTATCAGATCGCGATGATCGGCGTGCCGGGCGTACGGGTGGAGAATTCCGCGCCGCCGTCGGTGGCGCTGCTGGCGCTGGCGACCGTGCAGATCGGGCTGCTGCTGGCCCTGGTGCCGGTGATGAACCGGGTGCTGACCCGCGGTGCGTGGCCACGCCTCATCGGGATCGCCAACGACAACGTGATGGCGCTGTACCTGTGGCACATGCTGCCGGTGATCGTGGTGACGCTGGTCGGCTACCCGACGGGACTGCTGCCGCAGCCGCCGATGGGCTCCGGTGCCTGGTGGCTGGCCCGGCTGGAGTGGGAGCTGGTGCTGGCGGTGGTGACCGCGGCGCTGCTGTGCCTGCTGTTCTGGCAGCGGCGGATCTTCGCGGCGCCGGTGCCCACCATCGCGCTCCCGCTGCCCCCGCGGGTCGGCGAAGCGCTGCTCTACGCCGGCACCGCGTCGTGCGCGCTGGCGCTGGCGCTGCTGTCGGCCGACGGGTTCGCGCCCGGCGGTGGGCTGCCGGTGGTCGCGATGGCGTTGTTCGTCGGCGGCACCCTGTGCGTCGCGGCGCGTCCCCGCGTCTCTCAGTACACGTCCCTTACGTAA